The Arcobacter sp. CECT 8986 DNA window TTACATTATGTAATATTTTAAAAGTTTGGCAACATATCATTAAGTCCCTCAAGACCTAACTGTTTTAAATCTAAGTGAATTTGCCCCATTTTCTTTGTTCTATTATTTAAAATAACAGGAGAAAAAGTATTTAAGCTATTATCATTATTTGCAGTTTGTAATACAAAAATATAATAAATTGAGATTTCATCTATTGTTTGTATTTCAAGTTTTTGAGTAAAATCTTCTGGAAGTTCAAACTTTAAAGATTTTAAAGCTCCAAAGCTCATAAGTCGAAGTTCAGATTCAGTTTCAACACCTTTTATTATAGAAAAGAAATCATCTATTTTTTCTAATATAAACTTATTTTCATTTTCGAAGCCATCTATACTTATTACAACATCATATTCCATAATATTTAAGCCTTTTGAAACTAGTTGGTTTATTTTACTAAAACAATATGTATAAGTCAATTGACAAAAAGTAAAATTTTTATGCTATACTTTATTTTATGATAGTAGGAAATAGTAATGCACTTTTAAATATACTCTTACCAAATCAAGATAACAAAGTACTAAAAGATGTTTTGAAAGAGGCTGATTCTAAAGCATTAAATAGTATGTTAAAAAATAATGCCTCAATAAAAGATGTTTTAGCAAATCTATTTGATGATATTAAAAACTCAGATAAAAGTAATGAAACAATTCAAGATATCTTAAAAAACTCTTCAATATTTAAAGATTTAGGTAACTTCTCTTCAACAGTAAAAACACTATTTTCTCAAATACCAGATGATTCAAATCTTGCAAAATATAAACCCTTATTGCAATCTTTTTTAATGCAACTTGATAATTTAGATGAAAATAATCTAAAAGAACTACTTAGTAAATCAGGAGTATTTTTAGAATCAAAGATGTTAAATAAAGCTGCAAATGGAAATGTTCCTGCAAAACTTATGGATGTTTTAAACCAAATTCAAAATATCATAAAAGATGTAGATACTCCACAAGCAAAACAGTTAAATGATATTATTTCAAAGATTATTTCAAACCCAAATCAAAACCCATCAAATTTGCAAAATGATATAAAATCTGTATTAAATTTATTACAAGATATTTCAAAAAGTTTAGGTGATAAAAACACTCAAAATATAACTAACTTAACAAATCAATTAAAAAGTTTGACAAATGATGCTCAATTATTAGAATCACAAATACAAAATAACTCACAAACACAAAAGTTAACAAATTTAGTTGATAGTTTAAAATCCCAACTACTAAATATAAAAACACCTGAAGCAGCTAATATCTTGACAAAACTTGAAAATATCATGCAACAACCAAAGCAAGTACAACAAGCACAAATTCAAAATCTATTAACATCAAATGAATTTCAAAATATCTCAAATAAAGTACCAGATATTACAAATACTGCAAAGAATATTTCTAATTTGTTATTATCAAATACAAATGTAAATAGTAATATAAATACTCAAATAGAACAAAACTCACAAAAAGAGCAAATACAAAATCAAGTAAAAAATATACTAGTTGATTTAAAATCTGAAGTTTTATCAAATAGACAAGTTCAACCTCAACAACTTCTAAGTAAAATCGATAATATCTTAAATATGAATGATTTATTTGCAAGTGATAATAAAATAGAGCCAAAAAATCTATTACAACAACTTTTAAATAGTTCTCAAATAAAAGAAGTATCGACACAAAATCCAAATATTTCAACAATTGTAGATCAACTAAAAAATTTAACTGATGATATTTCTACTATTGAAAATAAAATAAATTTAAATCAACTTGTTCCTACAAATGAAAAAACAAATTTATTAGACCAACTTAAACAAAATTTATTAAACCTAAAAAATGAACTTTTAAATACAAACTTACCACCAAATAGTAATCTAAATCAAGTTATTGATAAGTTAATAAATATTCAAAATCTATTTGACAAAGTTGAATTACCAAATGATTTAAAACTATTACAACCACAATCAAATAATATTTCATCATTTCAAAGTAATTTTGTATCAAATATAAATGATTTACTTCTAAATTTAAAAGAGACAATAAATACAATTTCATCTAATCCAAATGCAACAAATATTCAAAATCAACTTTTACAAACAGTTGATAAAATAGAAAACTTTATAAAAGATGGATTACTTACACAAACAAATCTATTAAATAACCAAAAAGACAATAGTGCAATTCAAAATGATATGAAAAGTGTACTTATGCAAATGCAAGATGATATCACTTCTAAAATGGCAAATGATACTTCTTTAAATGATGTATCTAAAAATGTAGATAAACTTCTTTTACAAGTAGATTATTATCAATTATTATCTTTAACATCAAATTCAAATTATGTTTATCTTCCTTTTTTATGGGATATGTTAGAAGATGGTTCTATATCTATGAAAAAAGCAAATGAAAAAAAATTTTATTGTGAGATTAATTTAACACTAAAAGATTTTGGGCAGGTTCAACTTCTTTTGGCTTTATATGACAAAAATAAATTAGACTTAACAATTTTTGCATCTAGAGATTCATTTAAAAAACTTGTAAGAGAAAATCTAACTACTTTAAAACAGTCTTTAAATGCAGCTAGATTAATTCCTATGGATATAAAACTAATTAATTTAGAAAAAAGACAAAAACAACAAGAAAAACCAAAAGAGGTTTATCAAAATAGTAGTTCTTCATATAATATAGGACTTGATATAAGGGCTTAAGATGGAAGAAAAAATACAAAAAGCAGCAGCACTAAAATATGACTTAGATAAAGATGATGCACCAAAACTAGTAGCAAAAGGTCAAGCACAAGTTGCTAAAAATATAATAAAAATTGCTAAAGAGAATAATCTTCCAATAAGAAAAGATGAAGATTTAATCGAATTATTATCTAAACTAGATATTGATAAAGAGATTCCATCAAGTATGTATAAAGCAGTTGCTGAAATTTTTGCTTTTATTTACTCAATGACAAAAAAGAATAAGGATATTTAAGCCTTCATTGATACAAATATAAGAGTTATTATATTATAATCGCCCATTAATTAAAGAAGTATATGGGCTAATGAATAAAAATATTTTTGATAGAATTTCAACAGTAATTATTATATTTATCTGCGCAATCTTAATAAACTTTATTTCATCTATTTATTTTAATCCAGTGTTTTTAGCTGGTGTTTTATTTTTAACATTTATTAAAATATTGAAAAGAGAGTATTATTATAGTGCATTTTTTCTAGCATTAGCAATGCTATATTTAGAATTAAATAATGGATTTAAGCCCTTTAGTTTAATACTTCTTAGCTGTTTTATATATTCATTTATTGTTCCTTATATCAAAAGAATTATTTCATATAGCCAATTAAATGAATATTTATATATTTTTGTTTTTTATTTAGGTTTTACATTTTTATATATTTTAAATAATAGTTACTCTAGTGACCTATTTTTCACTATTTTTATAAATATCGTAATAGATTTCTTGATTGTTGGGTTGATGATATGAAAAGATTAAATATAATACTTATTTTTATAGTTTTACTAATGATAATACTACTTTCAAGAGTATATTTTCTAAGTATCAAATCAAATACATATTATGAAGAACTATCAAAACAAAACTACATCAAAAGAATTTATAAAGCCCCTTCAAGAGGATTAATAGAAGATAGAAATGGAGTAGCACTTGCCATTAATAATCTAGGTTTTTCTATCACTGTACAGCCTCATTTACGTTCATATAAAAATAAAGATAGATTGCAAAAGATTGTAAAAATAATCTCAAAACATTTCCCAGAATACAAAGAAGAAGAGTTACTTAAAAAATATAAAAAATTAGATTCACCGTATAAACATGATTATGTAGATTTAATTGATTATATTGCTTATGATGATTTTTTCTCTAAATTTACACTATTTAACTCAATTGAAGGGATTAAAGTAGAACCATCTGTAAAAAGATATTATCCTTTCCACAATGTTGCTTCACACGTAATTGGATATGTAGGAAAAGCATCTAAAAAAGATATTGAAAATAATGAACTTTCAAGATATAGTGGAATTATTGGGAAAAATGGTTTAGAAAAATATTACAACGATAAACTTCAAGGAACACTTGGGTACAAAGATGTTAAAGTAAATGCTCTAAATAAAGAGATTGAAGTACTTGAAGAGAAAAAAGCAAATGAAAACAATAATCTAAAAATCACTATTGATGTAAGACTTCAAAAATATATTCAAGAGAACTTCAACCAAAAAAGTGGTGCTATTGTTGTAATGAATGTAAATAATGGAGAAATTTTAGCAGCAGCATCTTTCCCTGAATTTGATAATAATATCTTTGTTGGAGGAATTTCACAAAAAGAGTGGGATGAGATGAGAACTAGCTTTGACCATCCATTTACAAATAAATTAGTAAATGGACTTTATCCTCCTGGTTCTATATATAAAATGGGAATTTCTTTAGCACTTTTAAAAAATGGAATAAGTCCAAATTACTCTGTTTATTGTAGTGGTGAGTTACAAATAGGAAATAGAAAGTTCAGATGCTGGAAACAAACAGGACATGGAACTACTGATTTTATAAAAGCCATTAGAGAAAGTTGTGATGATTTCTTCTATAAAGCAAGTCTAAAAGTAGGAATTAATAAGATTTCAAAAACAATGGGTGAACTAGGTTTTGGACACAAAACAGGAGTTGACCAGATAAATGAGTTTATTGGAGTAAATCCAAATAAAGAGTGGAAAAGAAAAAGATATAATCAACCTTGGTATATTGGAGAAACTGTTATCTCTTCAATTGGTCAAGGATATACACTTGTAACACCAATGCAAATTGCAAGATATACTGCATTTTTAGCAACAGGGAAACTTCCTTATCCACACTTTTATAAGGGTCAATATAAAGAGCCTAAAAAACTTGATTTTAATCCTAAGTTCTTAAAAATTGTAAGAGAAGGAATGTATGATGTTGCAAATGAAAGATTTGGTACAGCATCAAGACACTTAAAATCAAAAATAACACTTGCAGCTAAGACAGGAACAGCACAAGTTATTGCTATTCCACAATCAGAGAAAAAAAGAATGAAAGAGAGTGAACTTGAATATTACCATCGTTCACATGCATGGCTTAATACATATGGACCATATAGAAACCCTCAATATGCAGTTGTAGCATTAGTAGAACATGGTGGACATGGGGGTTCAGCAGCAGGTCCTATTGTTACTAAAATATATGACAAGCTATATGAATTAGGATATATTAAAAAATAGGTATTTAATCGTTTTTTAGTTATGATTTAGTACCAAATTAGAGGATTTAGATTGAGAATACTTATAAGTTTATTGCTATTTACAACATTTGTTTTTGCTGCGGATACTGCACCTTTAGTTAATTTATCTGTTGCAGCACTTGAAGAACCAACACAGTTTGTAAGAACAATAAATATTGCAATTATTTTAGGTCTATTAGTACTTGCACCAACACTACTATTAATGGTTACAAGTTTTACAAGATTATTAATTGTGTTTTCTCTACTAAAGCAAGCTATGGGGTTACAACAAACTCCTCCTTCTCAAGTTATTGTTTCAATGGCGTTAATTTTGACAATTTTCATTATGGAACCATATGCTAAAAAATCATGGAATGATGCTATTGTTCCTTATATGGATGAAAAGATTGGTTATGAAGTTGCTTTTGAAAAAGGTGTTAAACCATTTAAAGAGTTTATGATAAAAAATACAAGAGAATCAGACTTAGCTCTTTTTTATAGAATCAAAAAGGTAGAAAACCCTAAAAACATAGATGATGTACCATTAACACTTCTTATGCCATCTTTTATTATTAGTGAATTAAGAACTGCATTTGAAATAGGTTTCTTAGTATTCTTACCATTTTTGGTTATTGATATTATTGTGGCTTCCATTCTTATGAGTTTGGGTATGATGATGCTGCCACCAGTTATGATATCACTGCCTATTAAACTTATATTCTTTATAGTTATTGATGGGTGGTTTTTGATTATAGGAAACTTGGCACAATCCTTTAAGTGATAAGTTTTACTTATAATAATAAACTTTTAAAATATAACTATTATTTATAATAGAAAGCTTCTTTTTTTAATAATTTTAGTATATAATACTCTATAAAGAACTATGGAGTATTTTAATGTATAAACTTTTTTTATACTTTTTCGTAATTACATTTGCATACTCTCAAACAATTAGCTTTGAGGAAGTACTAACTGATACACTAAACAATAATAACGATTTAAAAAACTCAAAACTTGATATTGATATTAGTTCATTAAATATAGATGAAGTAAATGCTTTAAATTATGGTAAATTAAACTTCGAATCACAAGTAAATAGAACTAATCATGCAGGTTATGTATTTAATTCTAAACTATCTTCAAGAGAGGCTACATTTAAAGATTTTGGTTTTGCACAAATGGGTGAACCAATGAACACACAACCAACTGATTTAAACTATCCAGAAGCAAGAACAAATATAAACAATAAATTAACTTATGATGTTGCACTTTTTACTGGATTTAAAATATCTACACAAAAAGATATAAGAAAATTAGAAAAAAAGATAAATACTTTAAAACTAAATATGAATAAAAGAGAACTATCTTTTGAAGTATTTAAAGCATACAATGGTGCAGTTATTGCAAAAGAGTATATCAAAGCTTTAAATGAAGCTATTAAGACTGTAAATAATATAGTTAAATCATCTTCAATATTTTACAAAGAGGGATTGATTACATCAATTGATGTAAAACAAGCAAAAGCTTATAAATTTGAACTTTTAGCAAACTTAGCCAATGCAAAAAAAAGATTTAATTTTGCTATTTCATACTTAAGATTTTTAAGTTCAAATAACAATATTACAGATGTAAATAATATAAAAGATATAAAACTAAAACTTTATGATAAAAGTGAGCTATTACAACAAGCTTTAACTAAAAAAGATAGCATAAAAGCTTCAATTTTATACAAAGATATTATGAAAAAAAGTATTGATGTAGCAAAAGGTGATTACTACCCTACTTTATACTCTCACTTGGAGTATGGATATAATGACAATAGGTATAATTTTTCAGATGACAAAGATTATTATAATGCTGTTATTGGCTTAAAATATACACTTTTTGATAACTCAAGAGAGATAAAAGTACAAAAAAATAAAATAAACTATATAAAAGCTAAAATAAATCATGAAAAACAGATAAATTATATAAAAATGCAAATAGATAATTCTATTGATGATTTAAATACAAAAATTGCAATATTAAGTGCAAAGATAAGCTCTTTTGATTTAGCAAAAAAGATATTTGAACAAGCTAATAAAATGTATAAAAACCACTTAATATCTATGACTGATTTATTAAAACAAAAATCTGATTTTGAAGTTGCTCAAGCAGAACTATTAAATGCAAAATATCAAAGATATGTAGCAGAAGCAAAAGTTGCAAAGATTATAAATTTAGATTTTTTAGATTTGAAGGATTAAAATGATGAAACTATTCATAGCTATATTTTTAATGATAAGTTGTTTATATGCACAAACAATACAAACATCAGGAACTGTAATATCTGATAATCAAAAAGTAATTACAAGCAGACATATGGGATATATAAAACAAGTAAATGTTACTGAGGGTTCATATGTAAAAAAAGGTGATTTACTTTATATTATTGACTCTACTTCTTTAAATTCTCAAAAAAATGAGATATTAAATAATCTTGAAATATTAAAAAATAATCAAGATAATTTATATATAAATCTAAACAGATATAAAAGATTATATAAAGATGATTTAGTATCAAAATATGATGTAGAACAATTAGAACTAAAATATAACAATTTAAGAAATCAAATTCAAATAGTAAAAGAGAAGTTAAAAAATATAAATAATGAGTTTAAATATCTTAAAGTAAGAGCTCCAATAGATGCAATGGTAATTAAAAAATCAATAAATGTTGCAGATATGGCAATAGTTGGACAACCTGCTTTGATACTAACAGATATGAATACATTAAAAGTAAAAACACAAATAAATGAAAGTGATTTATTGAATATAAAATCAGCACAAGATGTTAAAATATTTATTCCATCATTAAACTTAACTACAAAAGGAAAAGTAAGTGCAATAATTCCAAATATTGACACAACTTCACACTCTTTTACAATAAAAATCGATTTTTTAACAAAAAACAAAAATATATATCCAGGTATGTATGCACAAATAGATATTTTTGTAAAAGATAATGGAAATAAAAATGAACAATAAAAATGACTTTAGTACAAAGTTAAACCCAAATCTAAATATTGCAGGTAGATTATCTTTAGGTTTTATAAATCATCCTTTAACTGCTATATCTATTTTTTTAATTTTGGCGCTTGGTTATATTTCATTAATTGTTATGCCAAGAGAAGAAAATCCACAAATAAAAGTAAGTGGTGGAGCTGTAATAGTTGCAATGCCAGGAGCAACTCCAAGCCAAATACAAAAAGTAATAATAAATCCTTTAGAAAAGAAATTAAGAGAGATAAAAGGAATAGAACATATTTACTCTTTTGCAAAAGATTCTATTGCAATTGTACAAGTGCAATACTTTATTGGAGAAGATAAAGAGAGTTCAAACTTAAAATTATATAACCAAATTATGAGAAATATGGATATGATGCCAAAAGGCGCTATGACTCCAATAATAAAAACAATGGATATTGATACAGATATACCAATAACAACTATTGCATTTTATTCTCAAAAAAAGAATAATAAAGATTTAATCTCACAAACTGAACTTTACAAACAAATAGATAAATTAAGTAAAGAACTAAATAAAATAGACAATGTTGCTTTAATTAATCTAAAAGGTGAAAAGAAAGAGCAATACAATATTTTACTTAACTCAAATAAAATATCTCAATATAATCTATCAATGGTAGAAGTTCTAAAAAGAGTAAAAGCACTTGCATATAATACTCCAAATATTAATGGTGATACAAAAAACAATGAGCTATTAGTATTTGGAATAAAACAAGCAATAAAATCTTCTAAAGATATAGAAAATATAATTATTTCATATCAAAATGGTATTGCAGTGTACTTAAAAGATATTGCAAAAGTTGAAAAATCTTATGATATTCAAAATAAAAAAGAGGCTATTTTATATCAAAGAGATAAAAATAACAACTTTGAAAAAACTTCAAATATTACAATGTCAATTTCTAAACTAAAAGGTGCAAATTCAGTTGTAATAAATGAAGAGATTTTTGATTATATGGATAGTATAAAAGATGATTTACTAAAAAAACATATAAAATATACTATTACACGAGATGATGGATACACTGCAAATAATGCAGTTAATTCCTTAGTTCAAAATCTTTTAATCTCTATTTTTATTATAGCTATACTTTTAATATTTTCATTAGGATTTAAAGAAGCGATGATTGTTTCACTTGCTGTTCCTATGATTTTATCTGTTACTTTGTTTGTTGGATTTATTTTAGGTGAGACAATAAATAGAATTACACTTTTTGCACTTATTGTATCTTTGGGAATGTTAGTTGATGCTGCAATTATTGTAATAGAAAATATTCATAGACATAGAAAAGACAAACCAGATGCTAATATAGAGATTTTATCCATTAATGCAACAAATGAGATTGGAAATGCGACAAATATAGCAACAATTGCTATTATTCTTACATTTTTACCAATGTTTTTTGTAGGTGGAATGATGGGACAGTTTA harbors:
- a CDS encoding EscU/YscU/HrcU family type III secretion system export apparatus switch protein gives rise to the protein MEEKIQKAAALKYDLDKDDAPKLVAKGQAQVAKNIIKIAKENNLPIRKDEDLIELLSKLDIDKEIPSSMYKAVAEIFAFIYSMTKKNKDI
- a CDS encoding TolC family protein; protein product: MYKLFLYFFVITFAYSQTISFEEVLTDTLNNNNDLKNSKLDIDISSLNIDEVNALNYGKLNFESQVNRTNHAGYVFNSKLSSREATFKDFGFAQMGEPMNTQPTDLNYPEARTNINNKLTYDVALFTGFKISTQKDIRKLEKKINTLKLNMNKRELSFEVFKAYNGAVIAKEYIKALNEAIKTVNNIVKSSSIFYKEGLITSIDVKQAKAYKFELLANLANAKKRFNFAISYLRFLSSNNNITDVNNIKDIKLKLYDKSELLQQALTKKDSIKASILYKDIMKKSIDVAKGDYYPTLYSHLEYGYNDNRYNFSDDKDYYNAVIGLKYTLFDNSREIKVQKNKINYIKAKINHEKQINYIKMQIDNSIDDLNTKIAILSAKISSFDLAKKIFEQANKMYKNHLISMTDLLKQKSDFEVAQAELLNAKYQRYVAEAKVAKIINLDFLDLKD
- the fliW gene encoding flagellar assembly protein FliW, with product MEYDVVISIDGFENENKFILEKIDDFFSIIKGVETESELRLMSFGALKSLKFELPEDFTQKLEIQTIDEISIYYIFVLQTANNDNSLNTFSPVILNNRTKKMGQIHLDLKQLGLEGLNDMLPNF
- the mrdA gene encoding penicillin-binding protein 2, encoding MKRLNIILIFIVLLMIILLSRVYFLSIKSNTYYEELSKQNYIKRIYKAPSRGLIEDRNGVALAINNLGFSITVQPHLRSYKNKDRLQKIVKIISKHFPEYKEEELLKKYKKLDSPYKHDYVDLIDYIAYDDFFSKFTLFNSIEGIKVEPSVKRYYPFHNVASHVIGYVGKASKKDIENNELSRYSGIIGKNGLEKYYNDKLQGTLGYKDVKVNALNKEIEVLEEKKANENNNLKITIDVRLQKYIQENFNQKSGAIVVMNVNNGEILAAASFPEFDNNIFVGGISQKEWDEMRTSFDHPFTNKLVNGLYPPGSIYKMGISLALLKNGISPNYSVYCSGELQIGNRKFRCWKQTGHGTTDFIKAIRESCDDFFYKASLKVGINKISKTMGELGFGHKTGVDQINEFIGVNPNKEWKRKRYNQPWYIGETVISSIGQGYTLVTPMQIARYTAFLATGKLPYPHFYKGQYKEPKKLDFNPKFLKIVREGMYDVANERFGTASRHLKSKITLAAKTGTAQVIAIPQSEKKRMKESELEYYHRSHAWLNTYGPYRNPQYAVVALVEHGGHGGSAAGPIVTKIYDKLYELGYIKK
- a CDS encoding efflux RND transporter periplasmic adaptor subunit, whose product is MMKLFIAIFLMISCLYAQTIQTSGTVISDNQKVITSRHMGYIKQVNVTEGSYVKKGDLLYIIDSTSLNSQKNEILNNLEILKNNQDNLYINLNRYKRLYKDDLVSKYDVEQLELKYNNLRNQIQIVKEKLKNINNEFKYLKVRAPIDAMVIKKSINVADMAIVGQPALILTDMNTLKVKTQINESDLLNIKSAQDVKIFIPSLNLTTKGKVSAIIPNIDTTSHSFTIKIDFLTKNKNIYPGMYAQIDIFVKDNGNKNEQ
- the fliP gene encoding flagellar type III secretion system pore protein FliP (The bacterial flagellar biogenesis protein FliP forms a type III secretion system (T3SS)-type pore required for flagellar assembly.); translation: MRILISLLLFTTFVFAADTAPLVNLSVAALEEPTQFVRTINIAIILGLLVLAPTLLLMVTSFTRLLIVFSLLKQAMGLQQTPPSQVIVSMALILTIFIMEPYAKKSWNDAIVPYMDEKIGYEVAFEKGVKPFKEFMIKNTRESDLALFYRIKKVENPKNIDDVPLTLLMPSFIISELRTAFEIGFLVFLPFLVIDIIVASILMSLGMMMLPPVMISLPIKLIFFIVIDGWFLIIGNLAQSFK
- the fliK gene encoding flagellar hook-length control protein FliK; its protein translation is MIVGNSNALLNILLPNQDNKVLKDVLKEADSKALNSMLKNNASIKDVLANLFDDIKNSDKSNETIQDILKNSSIFKDLGNFSSTVKTLFSQIPDDSNLAKYKPLLQSFLMQLDNLDENNLKELLSKSGVFLESKMLNKAANGNVPAKLMDVLNQIQNIIKDVDTPQAKQLNDIISKIISNPNQNPSNLQNDIKSVLNLLQDISKSLGDKNTQNITNLTNQLKSLTNDAQLLESQIQNNSQTQKLTNLVDSLKSQLLNIKTPEAANILTKLENIMQQPKQVQQAQIQNLLTSNEFQNISNKVPDITNTAKNISNLLLSNTNVNSNINTQIEQNSQKEQIQNQVKNILVDLKSEVLSNRQVQPQQLLSKIDNILNMNDLFASDNKIEPKNLLQQLLNSSQIKEVSTQNPNISTIVDQLKNLTDDISTIENKINLNQLVPTNEKTNLLDQLKQNLLNLKNELLNTNLPPNSNLNQVIDKLINIQNLFDKVELPNDLKLLQPQSNNISSFQSNFVSNINDLLLNLKETINTISSNPNATNIQNQLLQTVDKIENFIKDGLLTQTNLLNNQKDNSAIQNDMKSVLMQMQDDITSKMANDTSLNDVSKNVDKLLLQVDYYQLLSLTSNSNYVYLPFLWDMLEDGSISMKKANEKKFYCEINLTLKDFGQVQLLLALYDKNKLDLTIFASRDSFKKLVRENLTTLKQSLNAARLIPMDIKLINLEKRQKQQEKPKEVYQNSSSSYNIGLDIRA